The sequence CGATGCCTTCTTCCGGCAGCCCCTTGTCGGCCGGCACCAGCGGCTTGACCCCCTGGAGTCCCATCGCGTCCGCCAGCACATCCGAAACGCCTCCGACGGCGCTGTCTCCGTTCGTGTGCACCGTCACCAGGGCGCAGCCGCCCTCGATCAGCCGGTGCACGGCCTCCCCCTTGAAGTGTGACGCCGCCACGGAATTCACCGGCTTGAGCAGCAGCGGATGGTGCGTGACCAGCAGGTCCGCCTGCCAGGCCAGCGCCTCGTCGATGACTTCGGCCGTCGGATCGACGGCGAAGAGGACCCGCTTCACCTCGGACGCCGTCCGGCCGACCACCGGTCCCACTGCGTCCCAGGGCTCGGAGAGCGACTGGGGCCACAGCTCTTCAATGGCCAGCAGCACGTCTCCCAGGACGGGTGTGCCGCCCGGCTGGGCTTCGGCGGCCGGTTCCTGGGCATCCGCGCCATTCTGCGCTCGATCGTCGTCGTTCATAGATCCTTTTCTACCCCAAACGACTGCGCCCCCGCGCGATCATTTCGGGGCGGTCCCCCGCGCCGGGAATCTTAGCGAACACTCTGACATTGTTAAAACCATGAAAACTTTTGTGCTCGGTGGAGGCTGCTTCTGGTGCCTGGACGCAATTTACCAAAAGACCAAGGGAGTCTCGGAGGTGGTTTCCGGCTATACCGGCGGCCACACCAAGGACCCGTTCTATGAAGCGGTATGTTCGGGAACGACGGGACACGCGGAAGTCGTCGCCGTCACCTTCGATGAAGAGGTGGTCCCCGAGGACGTCATCCTGGGCCTGTTCTTTGTGTCCCACGATCCGACCACGCTGAACAGGCAGGGGTACGACGTCGGCACGCAGTACCGGTCGGCCATGTTCTACCGCGATGAACAGCAGAAGGAACTCTTCGAGGCCGCCATCACCCGAGCGCAGGATGACTGGCGCGACCCGATCGTCACCGAGGTTGTGCAGCTCGGCCCGTTCCACCGCGCCGAGGAGTACCACCAGGACTTTTACGCCAAGCACCCGGAGCAGGGCTACTGCCAGGTGATCATCAACCCCAAGCTGGCCAAGGCCCGTAAATATTACGCCCAATGGCTCTCGGCTTAACGGCCGCGGGCGGCGCTGGCTAGGCTGGCTTCAACTGTGCCTTGGCGGCCTGCCGGCCTCTGCCGAGGCACGTCACTGCACTAAGCCCACTGGGCGGGAAGAGGCACCTTTCATGGCAAGAATTTACGACGACGTCACCCAGATTGTCGGAGGCACGCCACTGGTCAGGCTCAACCGGCTG is a genomic window of Arthrobacter sp. Marseille-P9274 containing:
- the msrA gene encoding peptide-methionine (S)-S-oxide reductase MsrA, whose product is MKTFVLGGGCFWCLDAIYQKTKGVSEVVSGYTGGHTKDPFYEAVCSGTTGHAEVVAVTFDEEVVPEDVILGLFFVSHDPTTLNRQGYDVGTQYRSAMFYRDEQQKELFEAAITRAQDDWRDPIVTEVVQLGPFHRAEEYHQDFYAKHPEQGYCQVIINPKLAKARKYYAQWLSA
- a CDS encoding Nif3-like dinuclear metal center hexameric protein — its product is MNDDDRAQNGADAQEPAAEAQPGGTPVLGDVLLAIEELWPQSLSEPWDAVGPVVGRTASEVKRVLFAVDPTAEVIDEALAWQADLLVTHHPLLLKPVNSVAASHFKGEAVHRLIEGGCALVTVHTNGDSAVGGVSDVLADAMGLQGVKPLVPADKGLPEEGIGRVGELSEATTLGDFAAVVFGMLPAVAGGVKVAGDRNGLVRTVAVCGGAGDSLFDAVRAAQADVYVTADLRHHPASEAREGAVEGRPYLIDVSHFGSEWLWLTPAAEALDNVLRDQGYDVEVSVSGINTDPWDFILTPG